The following proteins are encoded in a genomic region of Arcobacter suis CECT 7833:
- a CDS encoding DUF485 domain-containing protein has protein sequence MNDELVERIESNPKYKELVSKRNGLGIKLGIFVIVMFYAYILVIAFNKELLAAKIGNGITTIAFPIALAILVLSFITTLIYVRKANGEFEDLTNEIKKDVKGLI, from the coding sequence ATGAACGACGAATTAGTTGAACGAATTGAATCTAATCCAAAATATAAAGAACTAGTTTCTAAAAGAAATGGTTTAGGTATCAAATTAGGCATTTTTGTAATAGTAATGTTTTATGCATATATTTTAGTTATTGCATTTAATAAAGAACTTTTAGCTGCAAAAATTGGTAATGGAATTACAACAATAGCATTTCCTATTGCATTAGCAATTTTAGTACTTAGTTTTATCACTACTCTTATTTATGTAAGAAAAGCAAATGGTGAATTTGAAGATTTAACTAACGAAATTAAAAAAGATGTAAAGGGGCTAATCTAA
- a CDS encoding cation acetate symporter, protein MLKILTLLGLSSLALFAAEGGADTLNVSAVAMFFVFIVATMGITKWAASKTKSASDFYTAGGGITGFQNGLAIAGDYMSAASFLGISGMIFLHGFDGMIYAIGFLVGWPIILFLMAEKLRNLGKFNFTDIAAYRLDEQKIRILAACGSLTVVTFYLIAQMVGAGKLIELLFHIPYGWSVVIVGVLMIIYVTFGGMLATTWVQIIKAVLLLSGVTFMAIMVLSHYGFSFISLATEAVNMHPKHDAILNPGPFVSDPISAISLGLALMLGTAGLPHILMRFFTVGNAKEARKSVVYATAFIGYFYLIIGVVGLGAVVFLLSPEGAVFFKDGVIDMKNIIGGNNMAAVHLSAALGGDIFLGFIAAVSFATILAVVAGLTLAASNSIAHDLYAIVIRKGKATDAEEMKVSKRTVLVIGIVAILLGFAFEKQNIAFMVGLAFALAASANFPILILSIYWSKLTTRGAFIGGFLGLITAIVLVVLSKTVWVDIFKFESAIFPYTQPALFSILVAFIGIWFFSITDKSARAEQDKAGFEAQKIRAETGIGADGAVAH, encoded by the coding sequence ATGTTAAAAATACTTACTCTTTTAGGTTTATCTTCTTTAGCACTTTTTGCTGCTGAGGGTGGTGCAGATACATTAAATGTATCAGCTGTTGCTATGTTCTTTGTGTTCATAGTTGCAACAATGGGTATTACAAAATGGGCTGCTAGTAAAACAAAATCTGCTTCAGATTTTTATACAGCTGGAGGAGGAATCACAGGATTCCAAAATGGTTTAGCAATTGCTGGAGATTATATGTCTGCTGCTTCATTCCTTGGTATTTCTGGAATGATTTTCTTACATGGTTTTGATGGTATGATTTATGCTATTGGATTCCTAGTTGGTTGGCCTATTATTCTATTCTTAATGGCTGAAAAATTAAGAAACTTAGGTAAATTTAACTTTACAGATATTGCTGCATATAGATTAGATGAACAAAAAATCAGAATTCTTGCAGCTTGTGGTTCTTTAACTGTTGTTACTTTCTACTTAATTGCTCAAATGGTTGGAGCTGGAAAATTAATTGAATTATTATTCCACATTCCTTATGGTTGGTCAGTAGTTATAGTTGGGGTATTAATGATTATCTACGTAACATTTGGTGGTATGTTAGCTACAACTTGGGTACAAATTATTAAAGCTGTATTACTTTTATCTGGGGTAACTTTTATGGCAATAATGGTTCTTTCACACTATGGATTTTCATTTATTTCATTAGCTACTGAAGCTGTTAATATGCACCCTAAACATGATGCTATATTAAATCCTGGACCATTTGTATCAGATCCTATTTCTGCAATATCTTTAGGATTAGCATTAATGCTTGGAACTGCTGGATTACCTCATATTCTTATGAGATTCTTTACAGTTGGAAATGCAAAAGAAGCTAGAAAATCTGTTGTTTATGCAACTGCATTTATTGGTTACTTCTACTTAATCATCGGTGTTGTTGGTTTAGGTGCTGTTGTATTCTTATTAAGTCCAGAAGGTGCTGTTTTCTTTAAAGACGGTGTAATTGATATGAAAAATATTATTGGTGGAAATAACATGGCTGCAGTTCACTTATCTGCTGCACTTGGTGGAGATATTTTCTTAGGATTTATTGCTGCTGTTTCTTTTGCTACAATTTTAGCGGTTGTTGCAGGACTTACTCTTGCTGCGTCTAACTCTATTGCACACGATTTATATGCAATCGTTATTAGAAAAGGTAAAGCTACTGATGCTGAAGAAATGAAAGTTTCAAAAAGAACAGTTTTAGTTATTGGTATCGTAGCAATTCTTTTAGGATTTGCATTTGAAAAACAAAATATTGCGTTTATGGTTGGTTTAGCATTTGCACTTGCTGCATCAGCTAACTTCCCGATATTAATTTTATCAATCTATTGGTCAAAATTAACAACAAGAGGTGCATTTATTGGTGGATTCTTAGGACTTATTACTGCTATCGTTTTAGTTGTATTAAGTAAAACAGTATGGGTTGATATCTTTAAATTTGAATCAGCGATATTCCCATATACTCAACCTGCATTATTCTCTATACTTGTAGCGTTTATTGGAATTTGGTTCTTTTCTATTACAGATAAATCTGCTAGAGCTGAACAAGATAAAGCTGGATTCGAAGCTCAAAAAATTAGAGCAGAAACTGGTATTGGTGCCGATGGAGCAGTTGCTCACTAG
- a CDS encoding DUF485 domain-containing protein produces MNKELVDRIKNNPKYTELITKRSSFAAKLAIFMLVIYYGFILVIAFDKEFFATKLSAEGVMTIGWPIGVGIIVIAFITTLIYVIRANGEFEELEMAIKNDVKDIL; encoded by the coding sequence ATGAATAAAGAATTGGTAGACAGGATTAAAAATAATCCTAAATACACAGAACTTATTACAAAAAGAAGTTCTTTTGCTGCTAAATTAGCAATCTTTATGTTGGTAATTTATTACGGTTTCATATTAGTTATCGCATTTGATAAAGAATTTTTTGCTACAAAATTATCAGCTGAGGGTGTTATGACTATTGGTTGGCCTATTGGTGTTGGAATTATTGTAATTGCTTTTATTACAACTCTTATTTATGTTATAAGAGCAAATGGAGAGTTCGAAGAATTAGAAATGGCTATTAAAAATGATGTAAAGGATATTTTATAA
- a CDS encoding 3'-5' exonuclease: MIFDNLFKNWNRKKLKDIRFDFLFENPTIDEYVCLDCETSGLNPKKDEILSIGAVHIKENKILMRKTFNIFLKPSKNIDAESIKIHHIRPVDLENGINPQEAIYQLLEFIGSRPIVGYYIKFDVAIISRYTKEFIGVKLPNETIEVSSMYYKIRKKTIDYEFIDLRFDTILKNLDIPALGKHDALNDAIMTSMMFLKLKNLTPAKTTFYIN, from the coding sequence ATGATATTTGATAATTTATTCAAAAATTGGAACAGAAAAAAATTAAAAGATATTAGATTTGATTTTTTATTTGAAAATCCAACTATTGATGAATATGTATGTTTAGATTGTGAAACAAGCGGATTAAATCCAAAAAAAGATGAAATTCTTTCAATTGGAGCTGTTCATATAAAAGAAAACAAAATTTTAATGAGAAAAACATTTAATATTTTTCTAAAACCTTCAAAAAATATTGATGCAGAATCAATAAAAATTCATCATATTAGACCTGTTGATTTGGAAAATGGGATTAATCCTCAAGAAGCAATTTATCAACTTTTAGAATTTATTGGTTCAAGACCTATTGTTGGATATTACATAAAATTTGATGTAGCTATTATTTCTAGATATACAAAAGAGTTCATAGGAGTAAAACTTCCAAATGAAACAATAGAAGTATCTTCAATGTATTATAAAATTAGAAAAAAAACGATTGATTACGAATTTATAGACTTAAGATTTGATACTATTTTAAAAAATCTTGATATTCCAGCATTGGGTAAACATGATGCCTTAAATGATGCAATAATGACCTCAATGATGTTTCTAAAACTAAAAAATTTAACACCTGCTAAAACTACATTTTATATAAATTAG
- a CDS encoding DUF294 nucleotidyltransferase-like domain-containing protein produces MSIQDQKAFLSNIHPFQVLTSEQMEICIKHMDIAYYPKDSVLINPEKIPNYFFIVIKGSVYEYSVENIPVMDYHHQDSFDSNSLIYGKCTNIFKVYEDLICYELEKNTFLKLIELNQQFKDYFLNDLVNKIQTLKDKEYTSQLSSFMIAKVEDTLIHEACIIDENTKLIDAIEKSMEYKTSSIIVKKETGEYGIITDSLLKIKVLLEGRDLTIPVKDIAIFPLLTVNNDDYLFEALTVLIKKNIKRIGVTNNKGEMVGILEQIDVLSHFANHTYVVDSKIKKAKNVEDLKAASKALLNIINSLHSKGVKVNHISNLIGQLNTKVYQKLYELVLPKELRDDACFIVMGSEGRNEQIIKTDQDNALVVKDGIDVEQYRPYMNEITNHLIDFGYPSCEGNIMVSNPFWCKTVGEYKNETAKWIESPKMQNYMDLAIFFDSFAVVGNKELLINLKDDLFNKLHDKDVFMAYFAKATLTFDTPNTVTNIMIKSHYIDIKKAAVFPIVQGIRSLALREKIRETTTIKRIKILEDRKVLEKSKAAELLEAFDVVNTLRLKAQLDNIQYGKKINNEIDTHTLGKIERDLLKDSFKIINEFKKFISYTFRIDKIL; encoded by the coding sequence ATGAGTATCCAAGACCAAAAAGCTTTTCTTTCAAATATTCATCCCTTTCAAGTTTTAACGTCAGAACAAATGGAAATATGTATAAAACATATGGATATTGCATATTATCCCAAAGATTCAGTATTAATAAACCCTGAAAAAATCCCTAACTATTTTTTTATTGTTATTAAAGGTTCAGTTTATGAATATTCTGTAGAAAATATTCCTGTTATGGATTATCATCATCAAGATTCGTTTGATTCTAATTCTTTAATATATGGAAAATGTACTAATATTTTTAAAGTATATGAAGATTTAATTTGTTATGAATTAGAAAAAAATACTTTTTTAAAATTAATTGAACTTAACCAACAATTTAAAGACTATTTTTTAAACGATTTAGTAAATAAAATTCAAACATTAAAGGACAAAGAATATACTTCTCAACTTTCATCTTTTATGATTGCAAAAGTTGAAGATACTCTTATTCATGAAGCTTGTATTATAGATGAAAATACAAAATTAATAGATGCCATAGAAAAATCTATGGAATATAAAACATCAAGTATTATTGTAAAAAAAGAAACTGGAGAATATGGAATTATTACAGACTCTCTTCTAAAAATAAAAGTTTTATTAGAAGGTAGAGATTTAACAATTCCAGTAAAAGATATTGCAATATTTCCACTTTTAACTGTAAATAATGATGATTATTTATTTGAAGCATTAACTGTATTAATTAAAAAAAATATAAAAAGAATTGGTGTAACAAATAATAAAGGTGAAATGGTTGGTATTTTAGAACAAATAGATGTTCTTTCTCATTTTGCAAATCATACTTATGTTGTTGATTCTAAAATTAAAAAAGCAAAAAATGTTGAAGATTTAAAAGCTGCAAGTAAAGCTTTATTAAATATTATAAATAGTCTGCACTCAAAAGGTGTAAAAGTAAATCATATTTCAAATTTAATTGGTCAACTAAATACAAAAGTTTATCAAAAACTTTATGAATTAGTACTTCCAAAAGAATTAAGAGATGATGCTTGTTTTATAGTTATGGGAAGTGAAGGAAGAAATGAACAAATAATAAAAACAGATCAAGATAATGCTCTTGTTGTAAAAGATGGTATTGATGTTGAACAATATAGACCTTATATGAATGAAATCACTAATCATTTAATTGATTTTGGATACCCATCATGTGAAGGAAATATTATGGTTTCAAATCCATTTTGGTGTAAAACAGTAGGTGAATATAAAAATGAAACAGCAAAATGGATTGAATCTCCAAAAATGCAAAATTATATGGATTTAGCAATTTTTTTCGATTCATTTGCAGTTGTTGGTAATAAAGAATTATTAATTAATTTAAAAGATGATTTATTTAATAAATTACATGATAAAGACGTATTTATGGCTTATTTTGCAAAAGCTACATTAACATTTGATACACCAAATACAGTTACAAATATTATGATAAAATCACATTATATAGATATAAAAAAAGCAGCTGTATTCCCAATTGTTCAAGGAATTAGAAGTTTAGCCTTAAGAGAAAAAATAAGAGAAACAACAACAATTAAAAGAATAAAAATACTTGAAGATAGAAAAGTTCTAGAAAAAAGTAAAGCAGCTGAATTATTAGAAGCTTTTGATGTTGTTAATACTTTAAGATTAAAAGCCCAACTTGATAATATTCAATATGGGAAAAAAATTAATAATGAAATTGATACACATACTTTAGGAAAAATAGAAAGAGATTTATTAAAAGATTCTTTCAAAATTATAAATGAATTTAAAAAATTTATTTCTTATACATTTAGAATAGATAAAATTTTATGA
- a CDS encoding sodium:solute symporter family protein, which yields MTLQTLIYLFVGISFAIYIGIALWAKADSTKEFYVAGGGVHPIANGMATAADWMSAASFISLAGIISFQGSDGGAYLMGWTGGYVLLAMLLAPYLRKFGKFTVPDFVGDRYYSDVARLVAVISVIFISFIYVAGQMRGVGIVFSRFLQVDVNTGVIIGMAIVFVYSVLGGMKGITYTQVAQYVVMIFAYMIPAIFLSLQVTDTFLPQLGIFAQTTFAFNTGVQVIPEGTYLLHALDQSLLDLGFKAYTEPGNLWNMFMLTTALMLGTAGLPHVIVRFFTVPTVKDARISAGWALVFIAIMYTTISSVASFSRINLIKNVQDVEYQSFINGESKNLDGTTNDGKWFQTWENAGLLAWNDRNNDGKIQYASGVAFDAKGGKPIFDETTKAEDGHKLTTNAKGLANEYELRKGNGVANELYVDVDIMVLANPEIANLPNWVIALIAAGGLAAALSTAAGLLLVIASSISHDLMGQIIFKDKITGRSTLNENTELRWARISAIIAILVAGYLGINPPAFVAQVVAFAFGLAAAAFFPTIILGIFDKRMNKEGAITGIIVGLTFTFAYIVYFVFLGGDPKDYLFGINPTGIGTIGTLLHLIVALIVSRMTPPPPEHIQELVERIRIPSGAGEPLEH from the coding sequence ATGACCCTACAAACATTAATTTATCTATTTGTTGGTATCTCTTTTGCAATATATATTGGTATTGCACTTTGGGCAAAAGCTGATTCAACAAAAGAGTTTTATGTTGCAGGTGGAGGAGTTCATCCTATCGCAAATGGTATGGCAACAGCTGCTGATTGGATGTCAGCTGCTTCATTTATTTCATTGGCTGGAATTATTTCTTTCCAAGGTTCTGATGGTGGTGCATATTTAATGGGATGGACAGGTGGATATGTTTTACTTGCTATGTTATTAGCTCCTTATTTAAGAAAATTTGGTAAATTTACAGTTCCTGATTTCGTTGGAGACAGATATTATTCAGATGTTGCAAGATTAGTTGCTGTTATTTCAGTAATTTTCATCTCATTTATTTATGTTGCTGGACAGATGAGAGGTGTGGGAATTGTATTTTCTAGATTTTTACAAGTTGATGTAAACACTGGTGTTATTATTGGAATGGCTATTGTATTCGTATATTCAGTTCTTGGAGGAATGAAAGGTATCACATACACTCAAGTTGCTCAATATGTTGTTATGATTTTTGCATATATGATTCCAGCAATTTTTTTATCATTACAAGTTACTGATACTTTTTTACCACAATTGGGTATTTTTGCACAAACTACTTTTGCGTTTAATACGGGAGTTCAAGTTATTCCTGAAGGAACTTATCTTTTACATGCACTTGATCAATCTTTATTAGATTTAGGTTTTAAAGCATATACAGAACCTGGTAATTTATGGAATATGTTTATGTTAACAACTGCTTTAATGTTAGGAACTGCTGGATTACCTCATGTTATTGTTAGATTTTTTACAGTACCAACTGTTAAAGATGCAAGAATCTCTGCGGGTTGGGCATTAGTATTTATTGCTATTATGTATACAACAATATCTTCAGTTGCATCATTTTCAAGAATTAATTTAATTAAAAATGTTCAAGATGTTGAATATCAATCGTTTATCAATGGAGAATCTAAAAATCTTGATGGAACTACAAATGATGGTAAATGGTTTCAAACATGGGAAAATGCTGGGCTGTTAGCATGGAATGATAGAAATAACGATGGTAAAATCCAATATGCTTCTGGTGTAGCTTTTGATGCAAAAGGTGGAAAACCAATATTTGATGAAACAACTAAAGCAGAAGATGGTCATAAATTAACTACAAATGCTAAAGGTCTAGCTAATGAATATGAGCTCAGAAAAGGTAACGGAGTAGCTAATGAATTATATGTTGATGTCGATATTATGGTTCTTGCAAATCCTGAAATTGCAAACTTACCAAATTGGGTTATAGCATTAATTGCAGCAGGTGGATTAGCAGCAGCATTATCAACAGCAGCTGGTTTATTATTGGTAATTGCTTCATCAATTTCCCATGACTTAATGGGTCAAATTATATTTAAAGATAAAATAACAGGAAGATCAACTCTAAATGAAAATACAGAGTTAAGATGGGCTAGAATTTCAGCAATTATTGCTATATTAGTTGCTGGTTATTTAGGAATAAATCCTCCTGCTTTTGTTGCACAAGTTGTCGCTTTTGCATTTGGTTTAGCTGCTGCTGCATTTTTTCCTACAATTATTCTTGGAATATTTGATAAAAGAATGAATAAAGAAGGCGCTATTACAGGTATTATTGTTGGTTTAACATTTACATTTGCATATATCGTATACTTTGTATTTTTAGGCGGTGATCCAAAAGATTATTTATTTGGAATTAATCCAACTGGAATCGGAACAATTGGTACTTTATTACATTTAATTGTTGCATTAATAGTATCTAGAATGACTCCTCCTCCTCCTGAACATATTCAAGAACTAGTTGAAAGAATTAGAATTCCTTCTGGTGCAGGTGAACCTCTCGAACATTAA
- a CDS encoding DUF4212 domain-containing protein yields MSPEKAQAYWKENISMIIKLLIVWFVFSFGCGILFINELNAIEISGVKLGYWFAQQGAIYVFVILIFVYVKVMTGIDEKYGVNE; encoded by the coding sequence ATGAGTCCAGAAAAAGCACAAGCATACTGGAAAGAAAATATCTCTATGATTATAAAACTTCTAATAGTTTGGTTTGTATTTTCTTTTGGTTGTGGAATTTTATTCATCAATGAACTTAATGCAATAGAAATCAGTGGAGTTAAATTAGGTTATTGGTTTGCACAACAAGGTGCAATATATGTATTTGTTATCTTAATTTTTGTTTATGTAAAAGTAATGACAGGAATAGATGAAAAATATGGCGTGAATGAATAA
- a CDS encoding helix-turn-helix domain-containing protein, with translation MKFSENYSYSKDKQTLYFNGEPQNLTKKQLEIIHILALNINMIVDFERFRIDIWDGEDIDNPTIRAEISRLKKVLKEDFIKNIRGLGYKIDRFYSA, from the coding sequence ATTAAATTCTCAGAAAACTACTCTTATTCAAAAGATAAACAAACTTTATATTTTAATGGTGAACCTCAAAACCTAACTAAAAAACAGTTAGAAATCATTCATATTCTTGCACTTAATATAAATATGATAGTTGATTTTGAAAGATTTAGAATCGATATTTGGGATGGAGAAGATATTGATAATCCTACAATTAGAGCAGAAATATCAAGATTAAAAAAAGTATTAAAAGAAGATTTTATTAAAAATATTAGAGGGCTTGGATATAAAATAGATAGATTTTATTCTGCTTAA
- a CDS encoding response regulator transcription factor → MKILLLEDELMLNNAISEYLKNIGHMVESFCDGQEVLDNINSTYDLLVLDINVPTKDGFEILSELNSKKIYIPTIFISALIDIEDISKAYSLGCREYIKKPFHLGELGIKINQILKKNKIILPILNSQKTTLIQKINKLYILMVNLKT, encoded by the coding sequence ATGAAGATACTACTACTTGAAGATGAGTTGATGCTTAATAATGCAATTAGTGAATATTTAAAAAATATAGGGCATATGGTTGAAAGTTTTTGTGATGGACAAGAAGTTTTAGATAATATTAATAGCACTTATGATTTATTAGTTCTTGATATTAATGTTCCTACAAAAGATGGTTTTGAAATTTTAAGTGAGCTGAATAGCAAAAAAATTTATATTCCAACTATATTCATTTCAGCATTAATTGATATAGAAGATATAAGTAAAGCATATAGTCTTGGATGTAGAGAATATATAAAAAAACCTTTTCATTTAGGTGAATTAGGTATTAAAATAAATCAAATTTTAAAAAAGAACAAAATAATACTTCCCATATTAAATTCTCAGAAAACTACTCTTATTCAAAAGATAAACAAACTTTATATTTTAATGGTGAACCTCAAAACCTAA
- a CDS encoding sensor histidine kinase yields MLSAKSLYHLIVYSILFIIVLVSTFTFIIINNAHEELQEKIHTLKTDYTNNQKELIKNHVNYIINFIDYYNEVNKNKKSEAVIQKEILEIIEKLRVNENPSEYIFIYDFNGNLVQDAMTKKNNNIGQNYLNTKDIKGKEVIKDLINTSKKKLGGYVEYIWFKPEISKQTTKISYALSYDKWNWTIGKGVYLDEIDKLIKEKEEGYNQKISNYTLQITSLTIMLVLYSIFIYKNATILIVNDVKEIGKYFKESQKNNDPINQNRIIFGEFKVIANYATDAMNNIKLKTNMLEDLNRNLEYKVSEKTKELTNLIESQKKFIKNSVHEINTPLSIIQTNIDLLKMKIPNNKYITNIESGSKIIQYIYDDLSYLVKKDRVTYEKEYLDFSKTLISRIEFFDEIAISNSLNFISDIENDIYLKFNITELQRIIDNNLSNAIKYSFAKSPILVKLDYLNDEEIEFSVSTNSKRIEYKNKIFDDFYRENNARGGFGLGLKIVKDICDKNLVIINLDSNAKETKFTYRFKINEDTTT; encoded by the coding sequence ATGTTAAGTGCAAAAAGTCTATATCACCTTATTGTTTACAGTATTTTATTTATTATTGTTTTAGTTTCTACTTTTACTTTTATTATAATTAATAATGCCCATGAAGAACTTCAAGAGAAAATCCATACCTTAAAAACTGACTATACTAATAATCAAAAAGAATTAATAAAAAATCATGTCAACTATATTATAAACTTTATTGATTATTATAATGAAGTTAATAAAAATAAAAAATCTGAAGCGGTTATACAAAAAGAAATTCTTGAAATCATTGAAAAATTACGAGTTAATGAAAATCCAAGTGAATATATATTTATTTATGATTTTAACGGTAACTTAGTCCAAGATGCAATGACAAAAAAAAATAATAATATTGGACAAAATTATTTAAATACAAAAGATATAAAAGGCAAAGAAGTTATAAAGGACCTCATAAATACTTCAAAAAAGAAATTAGGAGGTTATGTGGAATATATTTGGTTTAAACCAGAAATATCAAAACAAACTACTAAAATTTCTTATGCTCTATCATATGATAAATGGAATTGGACAATAGGAAAAGGTGTTTATCTAGATGAAATCGATAAATTAATTAAAGAAAAAGAAGAAGGTTATAATCAAAAGATTTCAAACTACACACTACAAATAACTTCTCTTACAATTATGTTGGTATTATATTCTATATTTATTTACAAAAATGCAACTATTTTGATTGTAAATGATGTAAAAGAAATAGGTAAATATTTTAAAGAATCTCAAAAAAACAATGATCCAATTAATCAAAACCGAATTATTTTTGGAGAATTTAAAGTAATTGCAAATTACGCAACAGATGCTATGAATAATATTAAACTAAAAACAAATATGCTTGAGGATTTAAATAGAAATTTAGAATATAAAGTTAGTGAAAAAACAAAAGAACTAACCAATCTTATTGAATCTCAAAAAAAATTTATTAAAAATTCAGTTCATGAAATAAATACTCCCCTATCAATAATACAAACAAATATTGATTTACTTAAAATGAAAATACCTAATAATAAATATATTACCAATATTGAATCTGGTTCAAAAATCATTCAATATATTTATGATGATTTATCTTATCTTGTAAAAAAAGATAGGGTAACATATGAAAAAGAGTATTTAGATTTTTCTAAGACTTTAATTTCAAGAATAGAATTTTTTGATGAAATAGCAATTTCAAACTCTTTAAATTTTATCAGTGATATTGAAAATGATATATATTTAAAATTTAATATTACTGAACTTCAAAGAATAATTGATAATAATTTATCAAATGCAATTAAATACTCTTTTGCAAAATCTCCTATTCTTGTTAAATTAGATTATTTAAATGATGAAGAGATTGAATTTAGTGTTTCAACAAATTCAAAAAGAATAGAATACAAAAATAAAATATTTGACGATTTTTATAGAGAGAATAATGCAAGAGGTGGTTTTGGACTTGGATTAAAAATTGTGAAAGATATATGTGATAAAAATTTAGTTATAATCAACCTCGATTCAAATGCAAAAGAGACAAAATTTACTTATAGGTTCAAAATAAATGAAGATACTACTACTTGA
- a CDS encoding CinA family protein, whose amino-acid sequence MFNDIFNETDMIELQVILKANEQTITTAESCTGGLVASMITKISGSSEIFNGSIVSYSNKIKNQELNVKNETLEKFGAVSVEVVNEMLNGVINKFDANFAIAISGIAGPNGGTKNKPVGTVVIGVGDSNNHKIINVYNFIGSREDIQIQAAKVSLKEIFKFIQNSLDK is encoded by the coding sequence ATGTTTAATGATATTTTCAATGAAACTGATATGATAGAGCTACAAGTTATTCTAAAAGCCAATGAACAAACGATAACGACTGCTGAATCTTGTACAGGAGGATTAGTGGCAAGCATGATAACCAAAATTTCAGGCTCATCTGAAATATTTAATGGAAGCATAGTCTCTTATTCTAATAAAATAAAAAATCAAGAACTAAATGTAAAAAATGAAACTTTAGAAAAATTTGGTGCTGTTAGCGTTGAAGTTGTTAATGAAATGTTAAATGGTGTTATTAATAAATTTGATGCGAACTTTGCAATTGCAATTTCTGGGATTGCAGGACCTAATGGTGGGACAAAAAACAAACCTGTTGGGACAGTTGTAATTGGTGTTGGTGATTCAAATAATCATAAAATTATAAATGTTTATAATTTCATAGGTTCAAGAGAAGATATTCAAATACAAGCAGCAAAAGTATCATTGAAAGAAATTTTCAAATTTATTCAAAATTCTCTTGACAAATAA